One region of Thunnus albacares chromosome 20, fThuAlb1.1, whole genome shotgun sequence genomic DNA includes:
- the LOC122971339 gene encoding actin-binding LIM protein 1-like isoform X1, with amino-acid sequence MKEKVLHAQDECHPCPQAGKRLIQCFRCGEPCKGEVLRVQASHFHIKCFTCKVCGCDLAQSGFFMKNGDYLCPLDFQRLHGTLCNNCGEFVEGEVVTVLGKTYHPACFVCTICKQPFPPGDCVTFNGKNCLCQRCIRPLSPTPNDISCSNSCSGCGREIKNGQALLALGSQWHLGCFKCKACRRMLSGEYISKDGVPYCERDYQIQFGVQCEACQKFITGKVLEAGDKHYHPSCARCSRCDKMFTEGEEMYLQGSTVWHPDCRDSSRTEDSYRVGRPKTPLDFFFPPHELKPIRSSSESSSSRPGSCTPGSPGRTICAKVDNEIIDYRDLAAIPRVKAIYDIEHPDMISYKTERDNSSALDNKGNRQERQSSAESPGNASETTEESFEMRKCIPTSTSHGSFGVHASYNRHSYTPTLSRSPQHFHRPGLVLSPPLFSGNNDPCPTSPLCHHFLPHTKEQGFNMYRRPPIYKQQDDPNSSQTSSLPGYGRSGLNPPRSADFSMYNGDRFRDVKLFHDGQHPLIRLERGVSMPNLLEPKVYPYEMLTVANRGRVKLPKEVDRTRLERHLSPDSFFEIFGVDIQEFDRLPLWKRNDMKKKANLF; translated from the exons TGCTACACGCTCAGGATGAATGCCACCCGTGTCCCCAAGCAGGGAAGCGGCTCATCCAGTGCTTCAGATGTGGGGAACCGTGCAAAGGAGAGGTGCTGCGAGTCCAGGCCAGCCACTTCCATATAAAGTGCTTTACCTGCAAGG TCTGTGGCTGTGACTTAGCTCAGTCAGGCTTTTTCATGAAGAATGGCGACTACCTCTGTCCGCTGGACTTCCAGAGGCTTCACGGCACGCTCTGCAACAACTGTGGGGAATTCGTGGAGGGAGAAGTGGTCACAGTCTTGGGGAAGACCTACCACCCGGCCTGCTTTGTGTGCACCATTTGCAA aCAACCCTTTCCTCCAGGGGATTGTGTCACCTTCAATGGAAAAAACTGCCTCTGTCAGCGCTGTATTAGACCCTTGTCTCCAACTCCTAACGATATCAGCTGTTCTAATA gCTGCAGTGGTTGCGGTAGAGAGATCAAGAATGGCCAGGCTCTGTTAGCCCTGGGTAGCCAGTGGCATCTTGGCTGCTTCAAGTGCAAAGCCTGCAGAAGAATGCTGAGTGGCGAATACATCAGCaa GGATGGTGTTCCGTACTGTGAGAGGGACTACCAGATTCAGTTTGGGGTACAATGTGAAGCATGTCAGAAGTTCATAACAGGGAAAGTCCTGGAG GCAGGGGACAAACATTATCACCCCAGCTGTGCAAGATGCAGCCGATGTGATAAAATGTtcacagaaggagaagaaatgtATCTGCAAG GTTCAACAGTGTGGCACCCGGActgcagagacagcagcagaaCTGAGGACAGTTACAGG GTTGGCAGACCCAAAACACCCCTTGATTTCTTTTTCCCCCCACATGAACTGAAG CCTATTAGATCCTCATCTGAGAGCTCCTCTTCCAGACCGGGCTCGTGCACTCCAGGAAGCCCCGGTCGCACTATATGT GCAAAAGTAGATAATGAGATCATTGATTACCGAGACTTAGCGGCAATTCCCAGAGTCAAGGCTATATATGATATAGAGCATCCTGATATGATATCCTATAAGACTGAGAGAGACAACTCCTCTGCTTTGGACAACAAAGGCAACAGACAGGAGAGGCAGAGCTCTGCAGAG tcacCAGGAAATGCATCTGAAACCACCGAG GAGAGTTTTGAAATGAGAAAGTGCATACCAACATCCACAAGCCACGGATCTTTCGGAGTTCATGCATCGTACAATCGTCACAGCTACACTCCAACTCTGTCCAGATCACCACAACATTTCCACCGGCCGG GGTTGGTGCTTTCTCCTCCTTTATTCTCTGGCAACAATGACCCCTGCCCCACTTCCCCTTTATGCCACCACTTTCTCCCTCACACCAAAG AACAGGGCTTCAACATGTACAGAAGGCCTCCAATTTACAAACAGCAAG ATGATCCAAATTCCTCTCAAACATCCTCTTTGCCTGGATACGGTCGAAGCGGCCTCAATCCG CCACGGTCAGCTGATTTCTCCATGTACAACGGTGACAGATTCAGAG ATGTTAAG CTCTTCCATGACGGTCAACATCCATTAATACGACTGGAAAGAGGAGTGTCTATGCCTAATTTGTTGGAACCAAAA GTCTACCCGTATGAAATGCTCACAGTTGCCAACAGAGGACGAGTGAAGCTTCCCAAGGAGGTTGACAGAACAAGACTGGAG CGTCACCTCTCCCCGGATTCATTCTTTGAGATCTTTGGCGTGGATATACAAGAATTTGACAGACTTCCACTTTGGAAACGTAATGACATGAAGAAGAAGGCGAATCTCTTCTGA
- the LOC122971339 gene encoding actin-binding LIM protein 1-like isoform X4 has protein sequence MKEKVLHAQDECHPCPQAGKRLIQCFRCGEPCKGEVLRVQASHFHIKCFTCKVCGCDLAQSGFFMKNGDYLCPLDFQRLHGTLCNNCGEFVEGEVVTVLGKTYHPACFVCTICKQPFPPGDCVTFNGKNCLCQRCIRPLSPTPNDISCSNSCSGCGREIKNGQALLALGSQWHLGCFKCKACRRMLSGEYISKDGVPYCERDYQIQFGVQCEACQKFITGKVLEAGDKHYHPSCARCSRCDKMFTEGEEMYLQGSTVWHPDCRDSSRTEDSYRVGRPKTPLDFFFPPHELKPIRSSSESSSSRPGSCTPGSPGRTICAKVDNEIIDYRDLAAIPRVKAIYDIEHPDMISYKTERDNSSALDNKGNRQERQSSAESPGNASETTEESFEMRKCIPTSTSHGSFGVHASYNRHSYTPTLSRSPQHFHRPEQGFNMYRRPPIYKQQDDPNSSQTSSLPGYGRSGLNPPRSADFSMYNGDRFRDVKLFHDGQHPLIRLERGVSMPNLLEPKVYPYEMLTVANRGRVKLPKEVDRTRLERHLSPDSFFEIFGVDIQEFDRLPLWKRNDMKKKANLF, from the exons TGCTACACGCTCAGGATGAATGCCACCCGTGTCCCCAAGCAGGGAAGCGGCTCATCCAGTGCTTCAGATGTGGGGAACCGTGCAAAGGAGAGGTGCTGCGAGTCCAGGCCAGCCACTTCCATATAAAGTGCTTTACCTGCAAGG TCTGTGGCTGTGACTTAGCTCAGTCAGGCTTTTTCATGAAGAATGGCGACTACCTCTGTCCGCTGGACTTCCAGAGGCTTCACGGCACGCTCTGCAACAACTGTGGGGAATTCGTGGAGGGAGAAGTGGTCACAGTCTTGGGGAAGACCTACCACCCGGCCTGCTTTGTGTGCACCATTTGCAA aCAACCCTTTCCTCCAGGGGATTGTGTCACCTTCAATGGAAAAAACTGCCTCTGTCAGCGCTGTATTAGACCCTTGTCTCCAACTCCTAACGATATCAGCTGTTCTAATA gCTGCAGTGGTTGCGGTAGAGAGATCAAGAATGGCCAGGCTCTGTTAGCCCTGGGTAGCCAGTGGCATCTTGGCTGCTTCAAGTGCAAAGCCTGCAGAAGAATGCTGAGTGGCGAATACATCAGCaa GGATGGTGTTCCGTACTGTGAGAGGGACTACCAGATTCAGTTTGGGGTACAATGTGAAGCATGTCAGAAGTTCATAACAGGGAAAGTCCTGGAG GCAGGGGACAAACATTATCACCCCAGCTGTGCAAGATGCAGCCGATGTGATAAAATGTtcacagaaggagaagaaatgtATCTGCAAG GTTCAACAGTGTGGCACCCGGActgcagagacagcagcagaaCTGAGGACAGTTACAGG GTTGGCAGACCCAAAACACCCCTTGATTTCTTTTTCCCCCCACATGAACTGAAG CCTATTAGATCCTCATCTGAGAGCTCCTCTTCCAGACCGGGCTCGTGCACTCCAGGAAGCCCCGGTCGCACTATATGT GCAAAAGTAGATAATGAGATCATTGATTACCGAGACTTAGCGGCAATTCCCAGAGTCAAGGCTATATATGATATAGAGCATCCTGATATGATATCCTATAAGACTGAGAGAGACAACTCCTCTGCTTTGGACAACAAAGGCAACAGACAGGAGAGGCAGAGCTCTGCAGAG tcacCAGGAAATGCATCTGAAACCACCGAG GAGAGTTTTGAAATGAGAAAGTGCATACCAACATCCACAAGCCACGGATCTTTCGGAGTTCATGCATCGTACAATCGTCACAGCTACACTCCAACTCTGTCCAGATCACCACAACATTTCCACCGGCCGG AACAGGGCTTCAACATGTACAGAAGGCCTCCAATTTACAAACAGCAAG ATGATCCAAATTCCTCTCAAACATCCTCTTTGCCTGGATACGGTCGAAGCGGCCTCAATCCG CCACGGTCAGCTGATTTCTCCATGTACAACGGTGACAGATTCAGAG ATGTTAAG CTCTTCCATGACGGTCAACATCCATTAATACGACTGGAAAGAGGAGTGTCTATGCCTAATTTGTTGGAACCAAAA GTCTACCCGTATGAAATGCTCACAGTTGCCAACAGAGGACGAGTGAAGCTTCCCAAGGAGGTTGACAGAACAAGACTGGAG CGTCACCTCTCCCCGGATTCATTCTTTGAGATCTTTGGCGTGGATATACAAGAATTTGACAGACTTCCACTTTGGAAACGTAATGACATGAAGAAGAAGGCGAATCTCTTCTGA
- the LOC122971339 gene encoding actin-binding LIM protein 1-like isoform X3, whose amino-acid sequence MKEKVLHAQDECHPCPQAGKRLIQCFRCGEPCKGEVLRVQASHFHIKCFTCKVCGCDLAQSGFFMKNGDYLCPLDFQRLHGTLCNNCGEFVEGEVVTVLGKTYHPACFVCTICKQPFPPGDCVTFNGKNCLCQRCIRPLSPTPNDISCSNSCSGCGREIKNGQALLALGSQWHLGCFKCKACRRMLSGEYISKDGVPYCERDYQIQFGVQCEACQKFITGKVLEAGDKHYHPSCARCSRCDKMFTEGEEMYLQGSTVWHPDCRDSSRTEDSYRVGRPKTPLDFFFPPHELKPIRSSSESSSSRPGSCTPGSPGRTICAKVDNEIIDYRDLAAIPRVKAIYDIEHPDMISYKTERDNSSALDNKGNRQERQSSAESPGNASETTEESFEMRKCIPTSTSHGSFGVHASYNRHSYTPTLSRSPQHFHRPGLVLSPPLFSGNNDPCPTSPLCHHFLPHTKEQGFNMYRRPPIYKQQDDPNSSQTSSLPGYGRSGLNPPRSADFSMYNGDRFRDVKVYPYEMLTVANRGRVKLPKEVDRTRLERHLSPDSFFEIFGVDIQEFDRLPLWKRNDMKKKANLF is encoded by the exons TGCTACACGCTCAGGATGAATGCCACCCGTGTCCCCAAGCAGGGAAGCGGCTCATCCAGTGCTTCAGATGTGGGGAACCGTGCAAAGGAGAGGTGCTGCGAGTCCAGGCCAGCCACTTCCATATAAAGTGCTTTACCTGCAAGG TCTGTGGCTGTGACTTAGCTCAGTCAGGCTTTTTCATGAAGAATGGCGACTACCTCTGTCCGCTGGACTTCCAGAGGCTTCACGGCACGCTCTGCAACAACTGTGGGGAATTCGTGGAGGGAGAAGTGGTCACAGTCTTGGGGAAGACCTACCACCCGGCCTGCTTTGTGTGCACCATTTGCAA aCAACCCTTTCCTCCAGGGGATTGTGTCACCTTCAATGGAAAAAACTGCCTCTGTCAGCGCTGTATTAGACCCTTGTCTCCAACTCCTAACGATATCAGCTGTTCTAATA gCTGCAGTGGTTGCGGTAGAGAGATCAAGAATGGCCAGGCTCTGTTAGCCCTGGGTAGCCAGTGGCATCTTGGCTGCTTCAAGTGCAAAGCCTGCAGAAGAATGCTGAGTGGCGAATACATCAGCaa GGATGGTGTTCCGTACTGTGAGAGGGACTACCAGATTCAGTTTGGGGTACAATGTGAAGCATGTCAGAAGTTCATAACAGGGAAAGTCCTGGAG GCAGGGGACAAACATTATCACCCCAGCTGTGCAAGATGCAGCCGATGTGATAAAATGTtcacagaaggagaagaaatgtATCTGCAAG GTTCAACAGTGTGGCACCCGGActgcagagacagcagcagaaCTGAGGACAGTTACAGG GTTGGCAGACCCAAAACACCCCTTGATTTCTTTTTCCCCCCACATGAACTGAAG CCTATTAGATCCTCATCTGAGAGCTCCTCTTCCAGACCGGGCTCGTGCACTCCAGGAAGCCCCGGTCGCACTATATGT GCAAAAGTAGATAATGAGATCATTGATTACCGAGACTTAGCGGCAATTCCCAGAGTCAAGGCTATATATGATATAGAGCATCCTGATATGATATCCTATAAGACTGAGAGAGACAACTCCTCTGCTTTGGACAACAAAGGCAACAGACAGGAGAGGCAGAGCTCTGCAGAG tcacCAGGAAATGCATCTGAAACCACCGAG GAGAGTTTTGAAATGAGAAAGTGCATACCAACATCCACAAGCCACGGATCTTTCGGAGTTCATGCATCGTACAATCGTCACAGCTACACTCCAACTCTGTCCAGATCACCACAACATTTCCACCGGCCGG GGTTGGTGCTTTCTCCTCCTTTATTCTCTGGCAACAATGACCCCTGCCCCACTTCCCCTTTATGCCACCACTTTCTCCCTCACACCAAAG AACAGGGCTTCAACATGTACAGAAGGCCTCCAATTTACAAACAGCAAG ATGATCCAAATTCCTCTCAAACATCCTCTTTGCCTGGATACGGTCGAAGCGGCCTCAATCCG CCACGGTCAGCTGATTTCTCCATGTACAACGGTGACAGATTCAGAG ATGTTAAG GTCTACCCGTATGAAATGCTCACAGTTGCCAACAGAGGACGAGTGAAGCTTCCCAAGGAGGTTGACAGAACAAGACTGGAG CGTCACCTCTCCCCGGATTCATTCTTTGAGATCTTTGGCGTGGATATACAAGAATTTGACAGACTTCCACTTTGGAAACGTAATGACATGAAGAAGAAGGCGAATCTCTTCTGA
- the LOC122971339 gene encoding actin-binding LIM protein 1-like isoform X5, protein MKEKVLHAQDECHPCPQAGKRLIQCFRCGEPCKGEVLRVQASHFHIKCFTCKVCGCDLAQSGFFMKNGDYLCPLDFQRLHGTLCNNCGEFVEGEVVTVLGKTYHPACFVCTICKQPFPPGDCVTFNGKNCLCQRCIRPLSPTPNDISCSNSCSGCGREIKNGQALLALGSQWHLGCFKCKACRRMLSGEYISKDGVPYCERDYQIQFGVQCEACQKFITGKVLEAGDKHYHPSCARCSRCDKMFTEGEEMYLQGSTVWHPDCRDSSRTEDSYRPIRSSSESSSSRPGSCTPGSPGRTICAKVDNEIIDYRDLAAIPRVKAIYDIEHPDMISYKTERDNSSALDNKGNRQERQSSAESPGNASETTEESFEMRKCIPTSTSHGSFGVHASYNRHSYTPTLSRSPQHFHRPEQGFNMYRRPPIYKQQDDPNSSQTSSLPGYGRSGLNPPRSADFSMYNGDRFRDVKLFHDGQHPLIRLERGVSMPNLLEPKVYPYEMLTVANRGRVKLPKEVDRTRLERHLSPDSFFEIFGVDIQEFDRLPLWKRNDMKKKANLF, encoded by the exons TGCTACACGCTCAGGATGAATGCCACCCGTGTCCCCAAGCAGGGAAGCGGCTCATCCAGTGCTTCAGATGTGGGGAACCGTGCAAAGGAGAGGTGCTGCGAGTCCAGGCCAGCCACTTCCATATAAAGTGCTTTACCTGCAAGG TCTGTGGCTGTGACTTAGCTCAGTCAGGCTTTTTCATGAAGAATGGCGACTACCTCTGTCCGCTGGACTTCCAGAGGCTTCACGGCACGCTCTGCAACAACTGTGGGGAATTCGTGGAGGGAGAAGTGGTCACAGTCTTGGGGAAGACCTACCACCCGGCCTGCTTTGTGTGCACCATTTGCAA aCAACCCTTTCCTCCAGGGGATTGTGTCACCTTCAATGGAAAAAACTGCCTCTGTCAGCGCTGTATTAGACCCTTGTCTCCAACTCCTAACGATATCAGCTGTTCTAATA gCTGCAGTGGTTGCGGTAGAGAGATCAAGAATGGCCAGGCTCTGTTAGCCCTGGGTAGCCAGTGGCATCTTGGCTGCTTCAAGTGCAAAGCCTGCAGAAGAATGCTGAGTGGCGAATACATCAGCaa GGATGGTGTTCCGTACTGTGAGAGGGACTACCAGATTCAGTTTGGGGTACAATGTGAAGCATGTCAGAAGTTCATAACAGGGAAAGTCCTGGAG GCAGGGGACAAACATTATCACCCCAGCTGTGCAAGATGCAGCCGATGTGATAAAATGTtcacagaaggagaagaaatgtATCTGCAAG GTTCAACAGTGTGGCACCCGGActgcagagacagcagcagaaCTGAGGACAGTTACAGG CCTATTAGATCCTCATCTGAGAGCTCCTCTTCCAGACCGGGCTCGTGCACTCCAGGAAGCCCCGGTCGCACTATATGT GCAAAAGTAGATAATGAGATCATTGATTACCGAGACTTAGCGGCAATTCCCAGAGTCAAGGCTATATATGATATAGAGCATCCTGATATGATATCCTATAAGACTGAGAGAGACAACTCCTCTGCTTTGGACAACAAAGGCAACAGACAGGAGAGGCAGAGCTCTGCAGAG tcacCAGGAAATGCATCTGAAACCACCGAG GAGAGTTTTGAAATGAGAAAGTGCATACCAACATCCACAAGCCACGGATCTTTCGGAGTTCATGCATCGTACAATCGTCACAGCTACACTCCAACTCTGTCCAGATCACCACAACATTTCCACCGGCCGG AACAGGGCTTCAACATGTACAGAAGGCCTCCAATTTACAAACAGCAAG ATGATCCAAATTCCTCTCAAACATCCTCTTTGCCTGGATACGGTCGAAGCGGCCTCAATCCG CCACGGTCAGCTGATTTCTCCATGTACAACGGTGACAGATTCAGAG ATGTTAAG CTCTTCCATGACGGTCAACATCCATTAATACGACTGGAAAGAGGAGTGTCTATGCCTAATTTGTTGGAACCAAAA GTCTACCCGTATGAAATGCTCACAGTTGCCAACAGAGGACGAGTGAAGCTTCCCAAGGAGGTTGACAGAACAAGACTGGAG CGTCACCTCTCCCCGGATTCATTCTTTGAGATCTTTGGCGTGGATATACAAGAATTTGACAGACTTCCACTTTGGAAACGTAATGACATGAAGAAGAAGGCGAATCTCTTCTGA
- the LOC122971339 gene encoding actin-binding LIM protein 1-like isoform X2: MKEKVLHAQDECHPCPQAGKRLIQCFRCGEPCKGEVLRVQASHFHIKCFTCKVCGCDLAQSGFFMKNGDYLCPLDFQRLHGTLCNNCGEFVEGEVVTVLGKTYHPACFVCTICKQPFPPGDCVTFNGKNCLCQRCIRPLSPTPNDISCSNSCSGCGREIKNGQALLALGSQWHLGCFKCKACRRMLSGEYISKDGVPYCERDYQIQFGVQCEACQKFITGKVLEAGDKHYHPSCARCSRCDKMFTEGEEMYLQGSTVWHPDCRDSSRTEDSYRPIRSSSESSSSRPGSCTPGSPGRTICAKVDNEIIDYRDLAAIPRVKAIYDIEHPDMISYKTERDNSSALDNKGNRQERQSSAESPGNASETTEESFEMRKCIPTSTSHGSFGVHASYNRHSYTPTLSRSPQHFHRPGLVLSPPLFSGNNDPCPTSPLCHHFLPHTKEQGFNMYRRPPIYKQQDDPNSSQTSSLPGYGRSGLNPPRSADFSMYNGDRFRDVKLFHDGQHPLIRLERGVSMPNLLEPKVYPYEMLTVANRGRVKLPKEVDRTRLERHLSPDSFFEIFGVDIQEFDRLPLWKRNDMKKKANLF, encoded by the exons TGCTACACGCTCAGGATGAATGCCACCCGTGTCCCCAAGCAGGGAAGCGGCTCATCCAGTGCTTCAGATGTGGGGAACCGTGCAAAGGAGAGGTGCTGCGAGTCCAGGCCAGCCACTTCCATATAAAGTGCTTTACCTGCAAGG TCTGTGGCTGTGACTTAGCTCAGTCAGGCTTTTTCATGAAGAATGGCGACTACCTCTGTCCGCTGGACTTCCAGAGGCTTCACGGCACGCTCTGCAACAACTGTGGGGAATTCGTGGAGGGAGAAGTGGTCACAGTCTTGGGGAAGACCTACCACCCGGCCTGCTTTGTGTGCACCATTTGCAA aCAACCCTTTCCTCCAGGGGATTGTGTCACCTTCAATGGAAAAAACTGCCTCTGTCAGCGCTGTATTAGACCCTTGTCTCCAACTCCTAACGATATCAGCTGTTCTAATA gCTGCAGTGGTTGCGGTAGAGAGATCAAGAATGGCCAGGCTCTGTTAGCCCTGGGTAGCCAGTGGCATCTTGGCTGCTTCAAGTGCAAAGCCTGCAGAAGAATGCTGAGTGGCGAATACATCAGCaa GGATGGTGTTCCGTACTGTGAGAGGGACTACCAGATTCAGTTTGGGGTACAATGTGAAGCATGTCAGAAGTTCATAACAGGGAAAGTCCTGGAG GCAGGGGACAAACATTATCACCCCAGCTGTGCAAGATGCAGCCGATGTGATAAAATGTtcacagaaggagaagaaatgtATCTGCAAG GTTCAACAGTGTGGCACCCGGActgcagagacagcagcagaaCTGAGGACAGTTACAGG CCTATTAGATCCTCATCTGAGAGCTCCTCTTCCAGACCGGGCTCGTGCACTCCAGGAAGCCCCGGTCGCACTATATGT GCAAAAGTAGATAATGAGATCATTGATTACCGAGACTTAGCGGCAATTCCCAGAGTCAAGGCTATATATGATATAGAGCATCCTGATATGATATCCTATAAGACTGAGAGAGACAACTCCTCTGCTTTGGACAACAAAGGCAACAGACAGGAGAGGCAGAGCTCTGCAGAG tcacCAGGAAATGCATCTGAAACCACCGAG GAGAGTTTTGAAATGAGAAAGTGCATACCAACATCCACAAGCCACGGATCTTTCGGAGTTCATGCATCGTACAATCGTCACAGCTACACTCCAACTCTGTCCAGATCACCACAACATTTCCACCGGCCGG GGTTGGTGCTTTCTCCTCCTTTATTCTCTGGCAACAATGACCCCTGCCCCACTTCCCCTTTATGCCACCACTTTCTCCCTCACACCAAAG AACAGGGCTTCAACATGTACAGAAGGCCTCCAATTTACAAACAGCAAG ATGATCCAAATTCCTCTCAAACATCCTCTTTGCCTGGATACGGTCGAAGCGGCCTCAATCCG CCACGGTCAGCTGATTTCTCCATGTACAACGGTGACAGATTCAGAG ATGTTAAG CTCTTCCATGACGGTCAACATCCATTAATACGACTGGAAAGAGGAGTGTCTATGCCTAATTTGTTGGAACCAAAA GTCTACCCGTATGAAATGCTCACAGTTGCCAACAGAGGACGAGTGAAGCTTCCCAAGGAGGTTGACAGAACAAGACTGGAG CGTCACCTCTCCCCGGATTCATTCTTTGAGATCTTTGGCGTGGATATACAAGAATTTGACAGACTTCCACTTTGGAAACGTAATGACATGAAGAAGAAGGCGAATCTCTTCTGA